A DNA window from Luteolibacter luteus contains the following coding sequences:
- the ftsA gene encoding cell division protein FtsA — translation MARSKIHVGLEIGTSKICMVVGEVKSDGSVKILGVGQSKSVGVKKGEIYDFPQVRACVKDALVKAEDASDVEIGSVYLAVTGAHIQGVNNRGSFRLPDDENVIGPPHVQEAKEIARAVAIPPDHVYLHHIIRRFGVDGFEHATSPIGLSGKTVDADFHVIHGIRSRIENQIKCVREMPLDIDDLVFSPIAAAQVALDRESKERGALVIDIGGGTTDYVLYLDGAIEASGCIPVGGDHVTNDIHLVTGLAFSKAEVLKVREGDASADPARSVGLIKVADEKGFAEAEVKRQLLNDIIRQRLEETLKLLLRRLPAGAIERVGTGVFLSGGTSLMRGFGELAHDIFKRDVYRPEPPELSGVQANFKDPQFTTAIGLIRYAQIIEAEREPKRGVLRKIGNVLWPFSR, via the coding sequence ATGGCACGCTCGAAGATCCACGTCGGCCTCGAAATCGGCACCAGCAAGATTTGCATGGTGGTCGGAGAGGTGAAGTCCGACGGCTCCGTCAAAATCCTTGGCGTTGGACAATCCAAGTCCGTCGGCGTGAAGAAGGGGGAGATCTATGACTTCCCGCAGGTGCGTGCCTGTGTGAAGGATGCCTTGGTCAAGGCGGAGGACGCGAGCGATGTGGAGATCGGGAGTGTGTATCTGGCCGTCACGGGTGCCCACATCCAAGGCGTGAACAACCGCGGCAGCTTCCGCTTGCCGGATGACGAGAATGTCATCGGGCCGCCGCACGTGCAGGAGGCAAAGGAGATCGCCCGCGCGGTGGCAATTCCGCCGGATCACGTTTACTTGCACCATATCATCCGCCGTTTCGGGGTGGATGGTTTCGAACATGCGACTTCACCGATCGGGCTTTCCGGCAAGACGGTGGACGCAGATTTCCATGTGATCCATGGCATCCGTTCGCGGATCGAGAACCAGATCAAGTGCGTGCGGGAAATGCCGCTCGATATCGATGATCTCGTCTTTTCTCCGATCGCGGCAGCACAGGTGGCGCTCGACCGCGAATCGAAGGAGCGCGGCGCGCTGGTGATCGACATCGGTGGCGGCACGACCGACTACGTGCTTTATCTCGATGGCGCGATCGAAGCCTCCGGGTGCATCCCGGTGGGCGGCGACCACGTCACGAATGACATTCACCTGGTGACCGGCCTGGCCTTCTCGAAGGCCGAGGTGCTGAAGGTGCGCGAGGGCGATGCGTCCGCGGATCCGGCGCGTTCGGTGGGCTTGATCAAGGTGGCGGATGAAAAAGGCTTCGCGGAAGCCGAGGTGAAGCGCCAGCTTTTGAATGACATCATCCGCCAGCGCCTGGAGGAAACCCTGAAGCTGCTCCTGCGGCGTTTGCCCGCCGGTGCCATCGAGCGTGTGGGCACCGGAGTCTTCCTTTCCGGCGGCACCAGCCTGATGCGAGGTTTCGGCGAGTTGGCGCACGATATCTTCAAGCGGGACGTGTATCGTCCCGAGCCACCGGAGCTGAGCGGCGTCCAAGCGAATTTCAAGGATCCCCAATTCACCACCGCAATCGGCCTGATCCGCTACGCGCAGATCATCGAGGCCGAGCGCGAACCCAAGCGCGGAGTGCTGCGCAAAATCGGAAACGTCCTTTGGCCCTTTTCACGATAA
- a CDS encoding cell division protein FtsQ/DivIB yields the protein MFKKRTTKVRHSRQLIQLQASVVSPRILWFGFLKACRRCARLAMLVALGVAAVWGIRIGIQHGLVENEEFRLQSIEMTPNPAIDERRLVEIANIDLKGSLFDCDAVEIESKLRDLPEIATANVRREFPGTLVVQVAAREPYAWVASPTQGIEAHDDKKGLLVDRSGVAFPCPPALLTEATRLPVFYLGEGGEPLEAGQPVKHPEFDRLVRLYKVACDEIPGAADWVYSLRQNKSWSLELVTREGISAYFGLGDHKRQMDDFQSILKHARENSQQIASVQLIPERNIPVVLRGSTVPRAIMIEAPHNSSPAERRSRDVQDLLNR from the coding sequence ATGTTCAAGAAACGCACGACCAAGGTCCGTCACAGCCGGCAGTTGATCCAACTGCAGGCCAGCGTCGTGTCGCCACGCATCCTGTGGTTCGGTTTCTTGAAGGCGTGCCGCCGCTGCGCCCGCCTGGCGATGCTGGTGGCCCTGGGGGTGGCAGCGGTGTGGGGTATCCGTATCGGCATCCAGCACGGGCTCGTCGAAAACGAGGAGTTTCGCCTGCAGTCGATTGAGATGACTCCGAATCCGGCGATCGACGAACGCCGGTTGGTGGAGATTGCCAATATCGATCTCAAGGGCAGCCTCTTCGATTGCGATGCCGTGGAGATCGAGTCGAAGCTGCGCGATCTGCCGGAGATCGCCACGGCCAATGTCCGCAGGGAATTCCCCGGAACGCTGGTGGTCCAAGTGGCCGCGCGCGAGCCCTATGCATGGGTTGCCAGCCCCACCCAGGGAATCGAAGCACACGACGACAAGAAGGGCTTGCTGGTGGATCGTTCCGGCGTGGCGTTTCCTTGTCCGCCCGCGCTTCTGACGGAAGCCACACGTCTGCCGGTTTTCTACCTTGGCGAGGGCGGCGAGCCTCTGGAGGCAGGTCAGCCGGTGAAGCATCCCGAATTCGACCGCCTGGTCCGCCTCTACAAGGTAGCCTGCGACGAGATTCCCGGTGCGGCCGATTGGGTGTATTCGCTCCGCCAGAACAAGAGCTGGTCCTTGGAGCTGGTCACCCGGGAGGGCATCAGTGCCTATTTCGGCCTAGGCGATCACAAGCGCCAGATGGACGACTTCCAATCGATCCTGAAGCACGCGCGTGAAAATTCGCAGCAAATTGCCTCGGTCCAACTGATCCCTGAACGCAACATACCCGTGGTCCTGCGGGGGAGTACGGTGCCCCGCGCGATCATGATTGAGGCGCCTCACAACAGCTCTCCCGCCGAGCGTCGTTCCCGCGACGTACAAGACCTCCTCAACCGCTGA
- a CDS encoding D-alanine--D-alanine ligase: protein MIPDNLLIAVLMGGPGSEREVSLASGKAVLKALQAAGCNAVGVDVTSTDLVLPEGTGLAYNVIHGTFGEDGQLQSILEERGIPYTGAGLTSSRIAFDKNLAKEKFLAAGVPTPRSEIVDVSGGPRLPFIPVPFVVKPPREGSSVGVTIVKEEAQALPAMETAAKYGNDILVESFVEGKELTVGILDDVAMPIVHIAPRDGFYDMSNKYPWLSGGVGSDYYCPADLDAETTRRVQEAALAGHRALGVEVYSRVDVLLDADGNPFVLEANTIPGMTETSLLPKSAAAHGIDFTSLCLRIAELSLAIRSK from the coding sequence ATGATTCCTGACAATCTCCTCATCGCCGTCCTGATGGGCGGCCCCGGCTCCGAGCGCGAGGTTTCGCTGGCTTCCGGAAAGGCCGTGCTCAAGGCGCTGCAGGCTGCCGGATGCAATGCCGTCGGCGTGGATGTGACTTCCACCGACCTGGTGCTGCCGGAGGGCACGGGCCTGGCCTACAACGTGATCCACGGGACCTTCGGTGAAGATGGCCAGCTTCAGTCGATCCTCGAGGAGCGCGGGATTCCCTACACCGGTGCCGGTTTGACGAGCAGCCGCATTGCCTTCGACAAGAATCTGGCCAAGGAGAAGTTCCTCGCTGCCGGAGTGCCGACGCCGCGCTCCGAGATCGTGGATGTTTCGGGTGGTCCACGTCTTCCCTTCATCCCCGTGCCCTTCGTGGTGAAGCCTCCCCGTGAAGGCTCCAGCGTGGGCGTGACGATCGTGAAGGAAGAAGCGCAGGCGCTGCCCGCGATGGAAACCGCGGCGAAGTACGGGAACGACATCCTGGTCGAGTCCTTCGTGGAAGGAAAAGAACTCACCGTGGGTATCCTCGACGATGTCGCCATGCCGATCGTCCACATTGCCCCGCGGGATGGCTTCTACGACATGTCGAACAAGTATCCGTGGCTTTCGGGCGGTGTCGGGAGCGACTACTATTGCCCGGCCGATCTGGATGCGGAGACCACGCGCCGCGTGCAGGAAGCCGCGCTTGCCGGGCATCGCGCGCTGGGCGTGGAGGTTTACTCCCGTGTCGACGTGCTGCTCGATGCCGATGGCAATCCTTTCGTGCTGGAAGCGAACACGATTCCCGGCATGACTGAGACAAGCCTCCTGCCGAAGTCCGCCGCCGCCCACGGGATCGACTTCACCTCGCTCTGCCTGCGCATCGCCGAGCTCTCGCTGGCGATCCGCTCCAAGTAA
- the murC gene encoding UDP-N-acetylmuramate--L-alanine ligase — protein MNDLSPKLTDRDHPLRIHLIGVAGSGMSGLALLLLGMGHRVSGSDRVTSDETERMQRIGLNFSSPHTAEAVSGADLVVYSSAIRPENPAYAAAKAAGIPLLRRAECLAAILHTRRGIVVSGTHGKTTTSSMVAHSLREAGIQPSHYVGAEIPVLGANARWSEEGEWMVAEGDESDGTLALYRPGCSIILNIEAEHLDHYKDLDEIKAVFAKLVSQTDGPVVYCKECAVATEVGSQAKESVSYGWSGADYTAAEIRELRGATAFTVVRNGEILGDVELGIPGRHNVLNALACIATADRLGADFRLVSRALNSFAGAKRRFETKYLSSRIRIVDDYGHHPTELAATLQTARSLKPGRVVVLFQPHRYTRTQALAEDFGKVLHAADKVFVSDVYPASELPIPGISGDTIVQAARRQGGDHVVSLPDLATAHHTVGNELEPGDLLITLGAGNVHEVGTRIAADLKILEQMLHLASKDDIDGCLYEPMRRHTTMLVGGPAQYWIEPHTFEAFAEVVNYCRERGVAMRVVGRGSNLLVRDGGIRGAVIHPAGGAFSECRAEDGKIIAGAGVRLKKVASVAQAAGIGGFEWMEGIPGNVGGALRMNAGAMGTETFDQVVSVTFLDEDGEIRERSREEIVANYRDVPELRRNFALQATFTGKPDSAESIQERWDASRQKRRASQPVAASAGCIFKNPTEVPAGKLVDELGLKGCNEGRARVSEVHGNFIVNGGGATASEVLAMIERIKTSARETRGIELETEVKVLGEDEFTF, from the coding sequence ATGAACGACCTGAGCCCCAAGCTGACCGACCGCGACCACCCGCTGCGCATCCACCTGATCGGGGTGGCAGGCTCGGGCATGAGCGGTCTGGCCCTGCTGCTGCTTGGGATGGGGCACCGTGTCAGCGGTTCCGACCGTGTGACTTCGGACGAAACCGAGCGCATGCAGCGCATCGGCCTGAATTTCTCCTCACCCCACACGGCCGAGGCGGTCAGCGGGGCGGATCTCGTGGTTTATTCCTCCGCAATCCGTCCGGAGAATCCGGCCTACGCGGCGGCGAAGGCAGCTGGCATTCCCTTGCTGCGCCGCGCGGAGTGTCTCGCGGCGATCCTGCACACGCGCCGTGGAATCGTGGTTTCCGGCACGCACGGAAAAACGACGACGTCCTCGATGGTCGCGCATTCGCTGCGTGAGGCAGGGATCCAGCCGAGCCACTACGTCGGAGCGGAAATCCCGGTGCTGGGTGCCAACGCCCGCTGGTCCGAAGAAGGCGAGTGGATGGTGGCTGAGGGGGATGAGAGCGACGGTACCCTGGCGCTCTACCGTCCGGGCTGCTCGATCATCCTCAATATCGAGGCCGAGCACCTCGACCACTACAAGGATCTCGATGAGATCAAGGCTGTCTTCGCGAAGCTGGTAAGCCAGACCGATGGTCCGGTGGTCTATTGCAAGGAATGCGCCGTGGCGACGGAGGTGGGCTCGCAGGCGAAGGAATCCGTGAGCTATGGCTGGTCCGGTGCGGACTACACCGCCGCGGAGATCCGCGAGCTGCGCGGAGCTACGGCATTTACCGTAGTTCGCAATGGCGAGATCCTCGGCGATGTGGAGCTGGGCATCCCCGGCCGCCACAACGTGCTGAATGCCCTGGCCTGCATCGCGACGGCGGACCGTCTCGGCGCGGACTTCCGCCTGGTATCGCGCGCGCTCAATTCTTTCGCCGGAGCCAAGCGTCGTTTCGAAACGAAGTATCTCTCGTCGCGCATCCGGATCGTGGATGACTACGGTCATCACCCGACCGAGCTGGCGGCGACCCTGCAGACAGCCCGCTCCCTGAAGCCGGGGCGTGTTGTCGTGCTCTTCCAGCCGCACCGCTACACGCGGACCCAGGCACTGGCCGAAGACTTCGGAAAGGTGCTGCACGCCGCGGACAAGGTCTTCGTCAGCGACGTCTATCCTGCGAGCGAGCTGCCGATCCCGGGGATCTCCGGCGACACGATCGTCCAAGCGGCGAGGCGCCAGGGTGGTGATCATGTTGTTTCTCTGCCCGATCTGGCGACGGCCCATCATACGGTGGGCAATGAGCTGGAGCCGGGCGATCTGCTGATCACGCTGGGTGCCGGAAACGTTCACGAGGTCGGCACGCGTATCGCCGCGGATCTGAAGATCCTTGAGCAAATGCTGCACCTGGCGTCGAAGGACGACATCGATGGCTGCCTGTACGAGCCGATGCGCCGCCACACCACGATGCTGGTCGGCGGTCCGGCGCAATATTGGATCGAGCCCCATACCTTCGAGGCTTTCGCGGAGGTGGTGAATTACTGCCGCGAGCGCGGTGTCGCGATGCGTGTCGTTGGCCGAGGCTCAAACCTGCTGGTGCGCGACGGTGGTATCCGGGGAGCGGTGATTCATCCGGCAGGCGGTGCGTTTTCCGAATGCCGTGCCGAGGATGGCAAGATCATTGCCGGTGCCGGCGTGCGCCTGAAAAAGGTCGCAAGCGTGGCGCAGGCAGCGGGCATCGGTGGCTTCGAGTGGATGGAAGGTATCCCCGGCAACGTGGGCGGCGCGCTGCGCATGAACGCCGGCGCGATGGGCACGGAGACTTTTGACCAAGTGGTGTCCGTCACTTTCCTCGATGAGGATGGCGAGATCCGTGAACGTTCGCGCGAGGAGATCGTGGCCAATTACCGCGATGTCCCCGAACTCCGCCGCAACTTCGCGCTGCAGGCGACCTTCACCGGCAAGCCGGACAGTGCCGAGTCGATCCAGGAGCGCTGGGATGCTTCTCGCCAGAAACGCCGGGCCAGCCAGCCGGTAGCGGCAAGTGCCGGTTGCATTTTCAAGAATCCGACCGAAGTGCCCGCGGGCAAACTCGTCGACGAGCTTGGCCTGAAGGGCTGCAATGAGGGCAGGGCCCGCGTTTCGGAAGTGCACGGCAATTTTATCGTCAATGGCGGCGGCGCGACGGCAAGCGAAGTGCTTGCAATGATCGAAAGGATCAAGACCAGCGCCCGCGAAACCCGCGGTATCGAACTCGAAACCGAGGTGAAGGTCCTCGGCGAAGATGAATTCACGTTCTGA
- the murG gene encoding undecaprenyldiphospho-muramoylpentapeptide beta-N-acetylglucosaminyltransferase — protein MEQASLVIACGGTGGHLFPGLAVAEEWTARGGRVLLLVSEKKIDQEARRKYTQYQFETIPAIGKPATFSPKMLPFLWKLWRTMGRCGGLLKEFKADAVLGMGGFTSLPPAWAAKNAGLPAFVHDSNALPGKANRLTAKFCQKVFIGWDAARKYFGSREVVQTGTPVRAEMRHLPSRAEAAAKFGLDPNRPTLMVTGGSQGARRLNSLVAQAFTSFPAGTQVLHIAGPLDQQRVEEEAGGREGYHVIGFCDDMPSAYAVADAVLSRSGASSMTELSFLGLPSILVPFPYAADDHQTKNAEVFSTAGAAFLEQESALDAGKLAERVTTLMSDLQTRDRMAQAARSLAVPDAAARVCDAIQATLSRK, from the coding sequence ATGGAACAAGCGTCGCTGGTAATTGCGTGTGGTGGAACGGGAGGGCATCTCTTCCCGGGTTTGGCTGTGGCGGAGGAATGGACGGCTCGTGGAGGCAGGGTTTTGCTCTTGGTTTCCGAGAAGAAAATCGACCAAGAGGCCCGGCGGAAATACACTCAGTATCAATTTGAAACGATCCCCGCGATCGGCAAGCCGGCGACCTTTTCGCCGAAGATGCTGCCCTTCCTGTGGAAGCTGTGGCGAACGATGGGACGCTGTGGCGGTCTCCTGAAGGAGTTCAAGGCGGACGCCGTGCTTGGCATGGGGGGCTTCACTTCGTTGCCTCCGGCGTGGGCGGCGAAAAATGCGGGGCTCCCGGCCTTTGTTCACGATTCCAATGCGCTGCCCGGCAAGGCAAACCGCCTGACGGCGAAGTTTTGCCAGAAGGTTTTCATCGGTTGGGATGCCGCCCGGAAATATTTTGGGTCCCGGGAAGTCGTGCAGACCGGCACACCGGTCCGTGCGGAGATGCGGCATTTGCCGAGCCGGGCTGAGGCTGCCGCAAAATTCGGGCTCGATCCCAATCGCCCGACCCTGATGGTCACCGGTGGAAGCCAAGGCGCGCGGCGGCTGAATTCCTTGGTGGCGCAAGCTTTCACCAGCTTTCCTGCGGGAACCCAAGTGCTGCACATCGCGGGGCCGCTGGACCAGCAGCGGGTCGAAGAGGAAGCGGGTGGCCGCGAGGGCTACCACGTCATCGGATTCTGCGACGACATGCCTTCCGCCTATGCCGTGGCGGATGCGGTGCTTTCCCGCTCCGGGGCTTCCAGCATGACCGAGCTTTCCTTTCTCGGCCTGCCTTCGATCCTGGTGCCTTTTCCTTACGCTGCGGACGATCATCAGACGAAAAACGCGGAAGTTTTTTCGACCGCAGGCGCTGCATTTTTAGAGCAGGAATCCGCGCTTGATGCCGGGAAACTGGCGGAGCGGGTCACAACGCTGATGAGCGACTTGCAAACCCGCGACCGCATGGCACAAGCGGCCCGTTCGCTCGCCGTGCCCGATGCCGCGGCGCGAGTGTGCGACGCCATCCAAGCGACCCTTTCCCGGAAATGA
- the lysA gene encoding diaminopimelate decarboxylase, giving the protein MHGFAYRHGSLHCEDVNLQTLAEEHGTPLYVYSANTIRDHYRRLDQALGSIDHEVAYAVKANSNLSVLRLLAEEDAGFDIVSGGELFRVIKAGGNPAKCTFAGVGKTRAEIEYALKQGIYSFNVESEEELRYLNEVAGDLGVIAPAAVRVNPNVDAKTHKYISTGKSENKFGVDFDLITDVYARAAKELANVKLRGLQMHIGSQLTSIKPFIEAVEKVAPLAIHLKNIHGIEFWSIGGGIGIVYHDSLKSGDPQWWASKSEDERPLTIAEYGEALVPRLQNLGLKILLEPGRYIVGNAGVLLTRCLYEKHGTAKTFKVVDAGMNDLIRPALYEGHHEIEPVKQPGEARRKVDVVGPICESGDFFCQDRELADFQPGEVVALMSAGAYGFVMASNYNSRPLPAEILVDGSAARVIRQRQTLDDIIAGEV; this is encoded by the coding sequence ATGCACGGATTTGCCTACCGCCATGGCTCGCTGCACTGCGAGGACGTCAATCTCCAGACCCTCGCCGAGGAGCACGGCACGCCCCTCTACGTCTACTCCGCGAACACCATCCGCGATCATTACCGCCGCCTCGACCAGGCGCTCGGCTCGATCGACCACGAGGTGGCTTACGCGGTGAAGGCTAACTCGAACCTCTCCGTGCTGCGTCTGCTCGCCGAGGAAGATGCCGGCTTCGACATCGTCTCGGGCGGCGAACTCTTCCGCGTGATCAAGGCTGGTGGCAATCCCGCCAAGTGCACCTTCGCCGGCGTCGGCAAGACCCGGGCTGAAATCGAGTATGCCCTGAAGCAGGGCATCTACTCCTTCAACGTGGAGAGCGAGGAAGAACTCCGCTACCTCAACGAAGTGGCCGGCGACCTCGGCGTGATCGCCCCTGCCGCAGTCCGCGTGAACCCGAACGTGGACGCGAAGACCCACAAGTACATCTCCACCGGCAAGTCCGAGAACAAGTTCGGCGTCGATTTCGATCTCATCACGGATGTCTACGCCCGCGCCGCCAAGGAGCTCGCAAACGTCAAGCTCCGCGGCCTCCAGATGCACATCGGCTCCCAGCTCACCTCCATCAAGCCCTTCATCGAAGCAGTGGAAAAGGTGGCCCCGCTGGCGATCCATCTGAAGAACATCCACGGCATCGAATTCTGGTCGATCGGCGGTGGCATCGGAATCGTCTATCACGATTCCCTGAAGTCCGGTGACCCGCAGTGGTGGGCCTCCAAGTCCGAGGATGAGCGCCCGCTGACCATCGCCGAGTATGGCGAAGCCCTCGTCCCTCGCCTGCAAAACCTCGGCCTGAAAATCCTGCTCGAGCCCGGCCGCTACATCGTCGGCAATGCCGGCGTGCTCCTGACCCGCTGCCTTTACGAAAAGCACGGCACCGCGAAGACCTTCAAGGTGGTCGATGCCGGCATGAACGACCTCATCCGCCCGGCCCTCTACGAAGGCCACCATGAAATCGAGCCCGTAAAGCAACCCGGCGAAGCCCGCCGGAAGGTGGATGTCGTCGGCCCGATCTGCGAAAGCGGCGACTTCTTCTGCCAGGACCGCGAACTCGCCGACTTCCAGCCCGGCGAAGTCGTGGCTCTCATGAGCGCCGGCGCCTACGGCTTCGTGATGGCTTCGAACTACAACTCTCGCCCCTTGCCTGCCGAGATCCTTGTCGACGGCAGTGCCGCGCGCGTCATCCGCCAGCGCCAGACCCTCGACGATATCATCGCCGGGGAAGTCTGA
- a CDS encoding DMT family transporter yields the protein MRHYFQLHLLVFLLATTAVLGELISLPAAGLVIWRTAFAFIGAMAWVGLAQRKSPWPGKKTAAALFGIGILVGLHWICFFGAIKLANISICLAGLATISLFTAFTEPLLEKRRVRPFEVFLGLFVVAGICLVAGFERGRLLGLGVALLSAFFASIFPVLNRRFVTTGNDPTLMVGWEMAGACTVSLLLFPWVGGGVSLLDWKGLDWLWLLLLAWVCTIFAHGFHIRLLKHLSAYTMSMAFNLEPVYGILGAAFLFGEHKQLHPLFYAGMLTILAANVLHPLISRKLGKAVPPPDPEVAP from the coding sequence GTGCGCCACTATTTCCAACTGCACCTGCTGGTCTTCCTGCTGGCGACCACGGCAGTCCTCGGCGAGCTGATCTCCCTGCCCGCCGCAGGCCTCGTGATCTGGCGGACCGCCTTCGCATTCATCGGCGCGATGGCCTGGGTGGGGCTTGCGCAACGGAAGTCGCCTTGGCCCGGCAAGAAGACCGCCGCCGCCCTCTTCGGAATCGGCATCTTAGTAGGCCTCCACTGGATCTGCTTTTTCGGTGCGATCAAACTGGCGAACATCTCCATCTGCCTCGCCGGCCTCGCAACGATTTCCCTTTTCACCGCCTTTACCGAGCCCTTGCTCGAGAAGCGCCGAGTGCGCCCCTTCGAGGTCTTTTTGGGACTATTTGTCGTCGCGGGCATCTGCCTCGTCGCAGGCTTCGAGCGCGGGCGATTGCTAGGCCTAGGGGTGGCACTCTTGAGCGCCTTCTTTGCCTCCATCTTCCCAGTCCTTAACCGGCGCTTCGTCACCACCGGCAACGATCCAACCCTCATGGTCGGCTGGGAAATGGCGGGAGCCTGCACCGTGTCGCTCCTGCTCTTCCCTTGGGTCGGCGGCGGCGTATCCCTCTTGGATTGGAAAGGCCTCGATTGGCTCTGGCTTCTGCTCCTCGCATGGGTCTGCACCATCTTCGCGCACGGTTTCCACATCCGCCTGCTCAAGCACCTCAGCGCCTACACGATGAGCATGGCTTTCAATCTCGAGCCCGTCTACGGGATCCTCGGCGCCGCCTTCCTCTTCGGAGAGCACAAGCAGCTGCATCCCCTTTTCTATGCCGGGATGCTCACCATCCTCGCCGCAAACGTGCTCCACCCCCTGATCTCCCGCAAACTGGGCAAAGCCGTTCCCCCTCCCGATCCGGAAGTGGCCCCTTGA